One Triticum dicoccoides isolate Atlit2015 ecotype Zavitan chromosome 5B, WEW_v2.0, whole genome shotgun sequence genomic window carries:
- the LOC119309230 gene encoding protein MAIN-LIKE 1-like: MCAVAPKSMYKSPPPTKLRSDGAECWAARRVGSHGTGEKLRQRRCTRGGAARRWRRREAAAAAVRARKRGAAAAPAVGSGSEKARRGSGGGCRERLAGERWYDGLHKGYDKEHRARDIENNGELTPMRMRGHSAHDWPCDERYEPYFERLGLLPFVLQFKRHAPSINHGAMTALIDRWRPETHSFHLSCGEMTVTLEDMAMIGGLPINGEALTGTTVSANWRDRVGQLTGVFPEPPEEGERDSEKVLHHWLRGERGVVCPPDTNEVVVQQHARAYMWYLLTRVVFPDCTSNKAQWIFLDLLSDWDRKYSWGSGALAYLYRQLDEACRRKKGTSGMGGFVWCLQVWMWERMPVGRPEKNKTPPEGWVPHDGRYGEDPWRFPTVAYCWEMANVYTGSSVA, translated from the exons ATGTGCGCAGTAGCACCTAAGTCCATGTACAAGTCGCCTCCACCGACAAAGCTACGCAGCGACGGCGCAGAGTGCTGGGCGGCGAGGAGGGTGGGGTCCCATGGCACAG GTGAGAAGCTGCGGCAGCGGCGGTGCACGCGGGGAGGCGCtgcccggcggtggcggcggcgggaagctgcggcggcggcggtgcgcgcgAGAaagcgcggcgcggcggcggcgccggcagtAGGGAGCGGCAGCGAGAAGgcgcggcgcggcagcggcggcggctgcagGGAGAG GCTGGCGGGGGAACGGTGGTACGATGGTCTTCATAAAGGGTACGACAAAGAGCATCGTGCGCGGGACATTGAGAATAACGGG GAACTAACACCTATGCGCATGAGAGGTCATAGTGCCCACGACTGGCCGTGCGACGAGCGGTATGAGCCATACTTTGAGAGATTGGGCCTTCTCCCGTTCGTGCTTCAGTTCAAGCGACACGCTCCGTCGATCAACCATGGGGCGATGACCGCACTTATTGACCGATGGAGGCCAGAGACACACTCGTTCCACTTGTCATGTGGAGAGATGACCGTGACCTTGGAGGACATGGCGATGATCGGTGGCCTTCCAATCAATGGAGAAGCTTTGACCGGCACCACCGTAAGTGCTAATTGGCGAGATCGTGTTGGCCAATTGACAGGTGTTTTCCCCGAGCCTCCTGAAGAAGGCGAGCGTGACAGTGAGAAAGTGTTGCATCATTGGCTCCGAGGGGAGAGAGGAGTAGTATGCCCTCCGGACACCAATGAGGTTGTTGTGCAGCAGCACGCCCGAGCATATATGTGGTATCTGTTAACGAGGGTAGTGTTTCCAGATTGTACCAGTAATAAAGCCCAGTGGATATTCTTGGACCTACTAAGTGACTGGGACCGTAAGTACAGTTGGGGTTCAGGAGCACTAGCATACTTATATCGTCAG CTCGACGAGGCATGTCGTAGGAAGAAGGGCACATCTGGTATGGGTGGCTTTGTTTGGTGCCTTCAGGTTTGGATGTGGGAGCGGATGCCCGTTGGACGCCCCGAGAAAAACAAGACACCTCCTGAAGGATGGGTCCCACATGACGGGAGGTATGGAGAAGATCCTTGGCGGTTTCCGACCGTCGCCTACTGTTGGGAGATGGCGAATGTGTACACAGGCAGCTCGGTTGCGTGA